Proteins co-encoded in one Nonlabens agnitus genomic window:
- a CDS encoding alginate lyase family protein gives MADAAYNDKYPSLMIAHDALEGLQNSMDKYPLWDATVKANIKEISDVIKDSIEVPIPKDMAGGYTHTRHKNNYLNAQKAAVLYQITQEEPYAIYVRDMLLEYAKIYKDLPLHPEPRSYARGKLFWQCLNDANWLVYMSQAYDAIHSYLTPQEISILEKHLFVPMADFLSLETPQFFNRIHNHSTWGNVAVGMIGLAMDNQELIDRALYGMEIDSTTIGQKDNDGGFIRTADQKAGFLANLEEPFSPDGYYTEGPYYQRYAMYPFLVFAQGLQNKRPDLKIFEYKDSVLLKAVDALLQLTDSDGDFFPINDGQKGMSYYSRELVSAVNIAYYYGSRNPSLVDLAIKQGQVQLDQTGLAVAQAAANGNVKPFEKRSLMLRDGSQGDEGGLAVIRSDRQDLELLFKFTGQGLSHGHYDKLSYSLYQDGHEVIPDYGLARFVNVEQKNGGGYLKENKTWAKQTVAHNTLVQDEKSHFDGDYETGAAHHSQLEFYDFAFAKAKIVQATEQNAYPGTSMNRTIAMLQVPGVDHDVVVDILKINSNESHQYDLPLYYQGQILQVNQKVKKGNELKPLGTQNGYQHLWKSGVATANSDNTTLNWLDAYKRFYTATMATSQGDQLIFVDLGANDPFNNLKTQPGVIQRKSTTKEAVFAMAIEAHGSYDPVSELSSGAYGSLSNLEIVSSNEDYIGLVLTTKKGIMQMLIVTLRDHEKDTDHDMTINNKNYKWTGPYWYGQIN, from the coding sequence ATGGCGGACGCTGCTTACAACGATAAGTATCCATCCTTGATGATTGCTCATGACGCGTTAGAAGGCCTTCAAAATAGCATGGATAAATATCCACTATGGGATGCAACGGTAAAAGCGAACATTAAAGAAATCAGCGATGTAATTAAAGATAGCATAGAAGTACCTATTCCCAAGGATATGGCTGGTGGCTATACGCATACACGCCACAAGAACAATTATTTGAATGCTCAAAAAGCAGCGGTGTTGTATCAAATTACTCAAGAAGAACCGTACGCGATCTATGTAAGAGATATGCTGCTGGAATATGCCAAAATCTATAAAGACCTGCCCCTACATCCTGAACCTAGATCCTATGCTAGAGGGAAACTATTCTGGCAATGCCTCAATGATGCTAATTGGTTGGTCTACATGAGTCAAGCATATGATGCTATCCATTCATATTTGACTCCGCAAGAAATAAGCATATTGGAAAAACATCTTTTTGTTCCCATGGCAGATTTTCTTTCGCTGGAAACGCCACAATTTTTCAATCGCATTCACAATCATAGCACTTGGGGCAATGTAGCTGTAGGCATGATAGGGTTAGCTATGGATAATCAAGAATTGATTGATAGAGCTTTGTACGGTATGGAAATCGATAGCACTACCATAGGGCAAAAAGATAATGATGGCGGCTTTATTCGCACGGCAGATCAAAAAGCTGGTTTTTTGGCAAATCTGGAAGAGCCTTTTTCACCTGACGGTTATTATACAGAAGGTCCATATTATCAACGCTATGCCATGTATCCATTTTTAGTATTTGCCCAAGGCCTGCAAAACAAACGACCAGATCTCAAGATTTTTGAATACAAAGACAGTGTGTTGCTTAAAGCGGTAGATGCCTTACTCCAACTCACAGATTCTGACGGTGATTTCTTTCCCATCAACGATGGTCAAAAAGGGATGTCCTACTATTCCCGCGAGTTGGTAAGCGCTGTAAATATTGCGTATTACTACGGTTCCAGAAATCCTTCTTTAGTAGATCTAGCCATAAAACAAGGCCAGGTGCAGCTGGATCAAACAGGACTTGCCGTGGCACAGGCAGCTGCAAATGGGAACGTAAAGCCATTTGAGAAAAGGTCCTTAATGTTGCGTGATGGTTCTCAAGGCGATGAAGGTGGCCTAGCAGTCATACGCAGCGATAGACAGGATCTTGAACTGCTGTTTAAATTCACTGGCCAAGGACTAAGTCACGGTCATTACGACAAGCTTTCCTACTCGCTATATCAGGATGGTCATGAAGTAATTCCAGATTATGGACTGGCTCGTTTTGTGAACGTAGAACAAAAAAATGGTGGTGGCTATCTCAAGGAAAACAAGACCTGGGCAAAACAAACCGTTGCTCACAATACGTTGGTACAGGATGAGAAGTCCCATTTTGATGGTGATTATGAAACCGGCGCAGCACATCACTCGCAATTGGAGTTTTATGATTTCGCTTTCGCGAAAGCGAAAATAGTTCAAGCCACAGAACAAAATGCCTATCCTGGAACCTCCATGAATCGCACGATAGCGATGCTGCAGGTGCCTGGCGTGGACCACGATGTAGTTGTTGATATTTTAAAAATCAATTCCAACGAGTCCCATCAATATGATTTACCCTTATACTATCAAGGCCAGATTTTGCAAGTCAATCAGAAAGTAAAGAAAGGCAATGAGCTAAAACCATTAGGCACTCAAAACGGATATCAACATCTATGGAAAAGTGGTGTTGCGACGGCAAATTCCGACAATACCACATTGAACTGGCTGGATGCCTATAAACGTTTTTATACGGCGACCATGGCTACAAGTCAAGGAGACCAGTTGATATTTGTGGATTTGGGAGCAAACGATCCTTTCAACAATCTAAAAACACAGCCAGGTGTTATACAGCGTAAATCAACTACCAAAGAAGCCGTTTTTGCCATGGCGATTGAAGCTCACGGCAGTTATGATCCCGTATCAGAATTGAGCAGTGGTGCTTATGGTAGTTTAAGTAACTTAGAGATCGTGTCCAGCAATGAGGATTATATTGGTTTGGTGTTAACCACTAAAAAAGGTATCATGCAAATGCTCATCGTGACATTGAGAGATCACGAAAAGGACACCGATCACGATATGACAATCAATAACAAAAATTATAAATGGACCGGACCCTATTGGTACGGTCAAATCAATTAA
- a CDS encoding polysaccharide lyase 6 family protein, whose product MRSYFAPSLILFLILCFPSCESVTDSPVVYTMEEFEKRLSIVKPGDSIILANGEWNNTELLFKAYGTADKPIKLVAETMGKVIFTGSSNLRIAGEFLEVRGLVFKNGFTETGEVISFRENGENLAYNSRVTQCVIDNFSNPERQEPDNWVVLYGKNNRVDHSHFANKKNKGVTLVVRLNSEESQENNHQIDHNYFGKRQTLGSNGGESMRIGTSHYSLTSSNSVVSHNYFDHCSGELEIVSNKSGSNTYKNNVFDECQGTLTMRHGNGTLVENNVFLGNNKPSTGGIRVINGDQTVRHNYMSGLKGYRFRGALVVMNGIYNAPINRYGQVVNANITKNLLIDSDHVQLGAGSDEERTAPPVDSKMTHNIFYNTKVDSLFTVWDDISGITFKNNIISPNVIPIVETGLVSQKIEFAKNDRGWLIPTTDELDINFKYGVPTKEETGVSWYPKSSKENAFKVGKTHQVSNALNSLYDAAMASETGDIIELVDEGPYELSKKIPVNHALTFTSNLSEKPLITYQQTALFEINNGGSLELNNLKISGAETSDNSGNAVISTSKYSMNNNYKLFIENCDFMDLDINHSFDVLRVAKNTFADSVSITNSRFEKVTGHIMAMDKETDDAGIYNGEYIIIKNNIFKDVEGSIATLYRGGNDESTFGPFLEMNNNVLNHVGYGKRNKSNGSISLHGVQVQDIHSNLWIQSASIATHLVVGDPIVNITNNNFYQTPTPVITGDQRFVLKNNTSIDPQLNANYQLPDTSPLRTTGKNGSIIGLQEN is encoded by the coding sequence ATGAGATCCTACTTTGCTCCTAGCCTTATTCTATTTCTAATCCTTTGTTTTCCATCCTGCGAATCTGTTACAGATTCACCAGTGGTGTATACTATGGAAGAATTTGAAAAAAGGCTGTCTATCGTCAAGCCTGGCGATTCCATTATACTTGCTAATGGTGAATGGAACAATACGGAATTACTTTTCAAAGCCTATGGAACTGCTGATAAGCCCATAAAACTCGTAGCAGAAACTATGGGTAAAGTCATCTTCACAGGCTCGTCCAATTTGAGGATTGCTGGAGAGTTTCTAGAAGTGCGAGGTTTAGTCTTCAAAAACGGATTTACAGAAACTGGCGAGGTAATTAGTTTTAGGGAAAATGGTGAGAATCTGGCCTACAATTCTCGTGTAACGCAGTGCGTGATTGACAACTTTAGCAATCCAGAACGTCAGGAGCCTGACAACTGGGTCGTATTGTATGGAAAAAATAACCGCGTGGACCATTCCCATTTTGCGAATAAGAAAAATAAAGGCGTCACGCTGGTCGTGCGTCTTAACTCTGAAGAGAGTCAGGAAAACAACCACCAGATCGATCACAATTATTTTGGTAAACGACAAACATTGGGCTCTAACGGTGGCGAAAGCATGCGCATAGGTACAAGTCATTACAGTTTAACCAGTAGCAATAGCGTCGTTTCTCATAACTATTTTGACCACTGCTCAGGTGAACTTGAAATCGTTTCCAATAAATCAGGTAGCAATACTTATAAAAACAATGTCTTTGATGAATGTCAAGGCACACTAACCATGCGTCATGGTAATGGTACTTTGGTTGAAAATAATGTATTTCTTGGGAACAACAAACCCAGTACTGGCGGTATTAGAGTCATCAATGGCGACCAGACGGTGCGTCACAATTATATGAGTGGTTTGAAAGGATACCGCTTTAGAGGTGCGCTAGTGGTGATGAACGGTATCTATAATGCACCCATCAATAGATACGGTCAAGTTGTAAATGCCAACATCACTAAAAATCTACTAATCGATTCTGATCACGTGCAGTTGGGTGCTGGTAGCGATGAGGAGCGTACCGCACCACCAGTAGATAGCAAAATGACCCACAATATTTTTTACAATACAAAGGTTGATTCACTGTTCACGGTTTGGGATGATATTTCCGGGATCACTTTTAAAAATAATATTATTAGTCCTAATGTTATTCCTATAGTAGAAACAGGTTTAGTGAGTCAAAAAATAGAATTCGCAAAAAATGATCGCGGATGGTTGATTCCTACCACAGATGAATTGGACATAAATTTCAAGTATGGCGTTCCTACAAAAGAAGAAACTGGAGTAAGCTGGTATCCTAAAAGCTCCAAAGAAAATGCATTCAAAGTAGGGAAAACACATCAAGTTTCCAATGCGCTCAACAGCTTATACGATGCTGCGATGGCTAGTGAAACTGGAGATATTATCGAACTTGTGGATGAAGGACCTTATGAGTTGAGCAAAAAAATCCCAGTAAATCATGCGCTCACTTTTACTTCCAATTTATCAGAAAAGCCATTAATCACCTACCAACAAACAGCTCTTTTTGAGATCAACAATGGCGGTTCTCTAGAATTGAATAACCTTAAGATAAGCGGTGCAGAAACTTCAGATAACTCTGGCAATGCAGTAATCTCCACCAGTAAATATTCAATGAATAACAACTACAAGCTCTTTATTGAGAACTGTGATTTTATGGACTTGGACATCAATCACAGCTTTGATGTATTGAGAGTCGCCAAAAATACTTTTGCAGATTCTGTTAGTATTACCAACTCTCGCTTTGAAAAGGTTACCGGTCATATCATGGCGATGGATAAAGAAACAGATGACGCTGGAATATATAATGGTGAATATATTATTATTAAAAACAACATTTTTAAGGATGTTGAAGGCAGCATCGCAACTCTCTATAGAGGTGGAAACGATGAAAGCACCTTTGGTCCATTTCTGGAAATGAATAATAATGTTCTTAATCATGTGGGCTATGGTAAGCGCAATAAGTCTAACGGCAGTATTAGTTTACATGGTGTTCAGGTTCAGGATATTCATTCCAACTTATGGATTCAAAGTGCATCTATTGCAACACATTTGGTGGTTGGAGATCCTATTGTTAATATCACCAACAATAATTTTTATCAAACACCAACACCGGTAATCACAGGTGATCAACGCTTCGTTCTAAAAAACAATACGAGTATCGATCCGCAATTAAATGCAAACTATCAACTTCCTGATACTTCTCCATTGAGAACCACCGGAAAAAACGGATCTATCATAGGCCTTCAAGAAAATTAA
- a CDS encoding protein adenylyltransferase SelO translates to MKSLQPSSFSNELTADPSRVLEPRKVSQSHYSLVDCQQFKNAELIHVSKELSQKLGFNNNDLETEKFEDLVVGKGDYHDKSFAMNYGGHQFGNWAGQLGDGRAINIGEIENDQKIWQLQLKGAGPTPYSRRGDGYAVLRSSIREHLCSEAMHHLGIPTTRSLSLAVTGEQVYRDMFYDGNAAYEKGAVVCRVAPSFIRFGNFQIFAANGEIKELQQLVDYTIRQHFPHIDANDPDKYITFFQEVATSTLTTIMHWQRAGFVHGVMNTDNLSILGLTIDYGPYGWLDDYDPNWTPNTTDNQHKRYRYGAQPEIGLWNLWQLANALFPLIEDAKALERVLDSYKVSYPIQRRQMMQAKLGLQTYEPQDESLFEDLLELLVAYETDMTLFYRELITVNHTTNAEDAWQTISKSYYDVEDMPAPIQNRWMEWLTLYVKRLEKESAFAKARTKQMQQTNPKYVLRNYIAQMVIDQAEAGNYKMLKEVHEMLKNPYDDQPSMDHWYVKRPDWARNKPGSSQLSCSS, encoded by the coding sequence ATGAAGTCATTACAGCCATCATCCTTTTCAAACGAACTCACTGCAGACCCGTCTAGAGTTTTAGAACCTAGAAAAGTTTCCCAATCGCACTATAGCCTTGTCGATTGCCAGCAATTCAAAAATGCTGAATTGATTCATGTGAGTAAAGAATTATCCCAAAAATTAGGTTTCAATAACAATGATCTGGAAACCGAAAAGTTTGAGGATTTGGTGGTTGGTAAAGGCGACTACCATGACAAGTCCTTTGCCATGAATTATGGTGGTCATCAATTTGGGAATTGGGCTGGACAATTGGGTGACGGTAGAGCCATCAACATAGGCGAGATAGAAAACGACCAAAAAATATGGCAATTGCAGCTCAAAGGCGCTGGACCTACACCTTATTCCAGGCGTGGTGATGGTTATGCCGTTCTTAGATCCAGCATACGTGAGCATTTGTGTAGCGAGGCCATGCACCATCTAGGTATTCCTACCACGAGATCTCTTTCTCTTGCCGTTACCGGCGAGCAGGTATATAGAGACATGTTTTATGATGGCAATGCCGCCTATGAGAAAGGTGCTGTAGTCTGTCGTGTGGCTCCATCATTTATACGTTTTGGAAATTTTCAGATTTTTGCTGCAAATGGTGAGATCAAAGAACTGCAGCAGCTGGTGGATTATACGATCCGTCAACATTTCCCTCATATTGATGCTAACGATCCCGATAAATACATCACATTTTTTCAGGAAGTTGCTACATCCACATTGACCACCATCATGCACTGGCAACGCGCAGGTTTTGTGCATGGAGTAATGAATACGGACAATCTATCCATTCTGGGATTGACGATTGATTATGGACCATACGGCTGGCTGGATGATTATGATCCCAACTGGACGCCCAACACTACAGACAATCAGCATAAACGGTATCGATATGGCGCACAGCCAGAAATCGGTTTATGGAATCTATGGCAGTTGGCTAATGCTTTATTTCCGCTTATTGAAGATGCAAAAGCGCTGGAGCGTGTGCTGGATTCCTATAAAGTGTCATATCCCATTCAACGCAGGCAAATGATGCAGGCAAAACTTGGTTTGCAAACCTATGAGCCACAAGATGAGAGCCTTTTTGAGGATTTACTGGAACTGCTCGTGGCATACGAGACTGACATGACCCTTTTCTATAGAGAACTCATCACAGTAAATCATACCACAAACGCTGAAGACGCGTGGCAAACCATTTCCAAAAGCTATTACGACGTTGAGGATATGCCTGCACCTATCCAAAACCGTTGGATGGAATGGTTGACTTTGTATGTAAAACGTCTTGAAAAAGAGTCCGCTTTCGCGAAAGCGAGAACAAAACAAATGCAGCAAACGAATCCCAAGTATGTGCTGCGCAACTACATCGCGCAAATGGTCATCGATCAAGCCGAAGCTGGGAATTACAAAATGTTGAAAGAAGTTCATGAGATGCTCAAAAACCCATATGACGACCAGCCTTCAATGGATCACTGGTATGTGAAACGACCCGATTGGGCAAGAAACAAACCAGGATCATCGCAATTGAGTTGCAGTAGTTAG
- a CDS encoding YihY/virulence factor BrkB family protein, with translation MKTETVSKEKFSFKHLPKLLWESAKQWNQDDVWQLSASIAYYAILSLPGLLIILISLVGLIWDQDIATGRLTSDLSALIGWDAAEYINEMLKATEKDNGLVASLVGLATLLFGATGLFYQLQMSLNKIWRLKINPKTPWWKILTDRAKSFGFILVVGFLILISFILSAMIGVLQDVIQDNFADYLLYVAYILNFFIALGIISVLFGLMFRYLPDANVKWKMIWPGAIITGLLFELGKFMLELYFTNSSPASVYGAAGIIVLLLLWVSYSALILFFGAEFVKIYAQRYDQGIFPNSKALKYREEVVEIEVHQPKNSETT, from the coding sequence ATGAAGACCGAGACCGTTTCAAAAGAAAAATTCTCCTTTAAGCATTTGCCTAAATTGCTTTGGGAAAGTGCCAAACAATGGAATCAAGATGATGTGTGGCAACTTTCTGCCAGTATTGCTTATTATGCCATTCTTTCCTTGCCGGGATTGCTTATCATATTGATCAGTCTGGTTGGTTTGATCTGGGATCAAGATATAGCTACCGGTAGATTGACCAGTGACCTTTCTGCACTTATAGGTTGGGATGCTGCCGAGTATATCAACGAGATGCTCAAGGCAACGGAAAAAGATAATGGACTGGTCGCGTCACTTGTTGGTCTAGCGACCTTACTTTTTGGTGCCACAGGTCTTTTTTATCAATTGCAAATGTCACTCAACAAGATCTGGAGACTTAAGATCAATCCCAAAACGCCATGGTGGAAGATCTTGACAGACCGTGCCAAAAGTTTTGGATTCATACTCGTCGTGGGATTCCTTATTTTGATAAGCTTCATACTTTCTGCGATGATAGGAGTGCTGCAGGATGTGATCCAAGATAACTTTGCAGATTACCTCTTGTATGTCGCTTACATACTTAACTTTTTTATTGCGCTGGGTATCATTTCTGTACTCTTTGGGTTGATGTTTAGATACCTGCCAGATGCCAATGTCAAGTGGAAGATGATCTGGCCTGGAGCCATTATCACAGGTTTGCTTTTTGAGTTGGGTAAATTCATGTTAGAATTGTATTTCACCAATTCTTCACCAGCTAGTGTATATGGAGCCGCAGGTATTATTGTTCTACTATTGCTTTGGGTTTCCTATAGTGCGCTTATACTTTTCTTTGGCGCAGAGTTTGTCAAAATCTACGCACAGCGCTACGATCAGGGCATTTTTCCGAACAGCAAAGCCCTAAAATATCGCGAGGAAGTGGTCGAGATCGAGGTTCATCAGCCCAAAAATTCTGAGACGACTTAG
- the nhaD gene encoding sodium:proton antiporter NhaD: MYIAIIIVFVLGYLGIAMEHSLKIDKAAIALLTGTLCWVLFVYGSDSLIPQIEASESTSWIDEQLKEHLGEIGEILFFLMGAMTIVEIIDAHEGFSIITDRITTTHRVKLLWILGILTFFLSAALDNLTTAIVMAALLRKMIKDKKDLWMFAGILIIAANAGGAWSPIGDVTTIMLWIGGQVTASNIITQIFIPSLVCLLVPLLIMSFRFKGNIESAHKTSHEVVPVTNYEKKVVFFVGIGVLLFVPVFKSLTGLPPFLGILFGLGIVWILTELIHKSKAAKHKHSLTIAGVLRRIDTPSILFFLGILIAVGSLQSAGHLVDLATVLDENFNNIFAVNASIGVLSSIVDNVPLVAAAMGMYSLETYPVDNTFWELLAYCAGTGGSILIIGSAAGVAIMGILKIDFMWYLKNISLLALVGYIAGILAFMLLN; this comes from the coding sequence ATGTACATCGCAATTATTATCGTTTTTGTTTTAGGCTATTTGGGAATTGCCATGGAGCATTCCCTTAAAATTGATAAAGCCGCCATTGCACTGCTTACAGGCACCCTTTGTTGGGTGCTTTTCGTTTATGGGTCAGATTCCCTAATTCCTCAAATAGAAGCTTCAGAATCTACCAGCTGGATCGATGAGCAACTAAAAGAGCATCTGGGAGAAATAGGTGAAATACTCTTCTTCCTGATGGGTGCGATGACTATTGTAGAGATCATCGATGCTCATGAAGGTTTCTCCATTATCACAGATAGAATCACAACCACGCACAGGGTGAAGCTATTGTGGATATTGGGAATACTCACATTTTTCCTTTCGGCAGCATTGGACAATTTGACAACAGCCATTGTCATGGCCGCCTTACTGCGCAAAATGATCAAAGACAAAAAAGATCTTTGGATGTTTGCTGGAATACTCATCATCGCCGCTAATGCTGGTGGCGCCTGGTCACCTATTGGTGATGTCACCACGATCATGTTATGGATAGGTGGTCAAGTAACAGCTTCTAACATCATAACCCAAATCTTTATACCTAGTCTGGTTTGTTTACTGGTTCCATTATTGATCATGTCCTTTAGATTTAAAGGGAACATTGAATCTGCTCACAAAACCTCCCATGAGGTCGTGCCAGTGACCAATTATGAAAAGAAAGTGGTTTTCTTCGTTGGAATAGGTGTTCTCTTATTTGTTCCCGTTTTTAAAAGTCTAACAGGACTTCCACCGTTTTTGGGAATATTATTCGGTTTAGGGATTGTGTGGATTCTAACGGAGCTTATTCATAAATCCAAAGCAGCAAAACACAAACATTCTTTAACCATTGCTGGCGTCTTGCGCAGAATCGATACGCCTAGCATCCTGTTTTTCCTAGGGATTTTGATCGCGGTAGGCAGTTTACAGTCTGCTGGACATCTGGTAGATCTGGCTACGGTTCTGGATGAGAATTTCAACAATATTTTTGCGGTGAACGCATCTATAGGTGTGCTGTCCTCCATTGTCGACAACGTCCCATTAGTTGCGGCAGCCATGGGAATGTATTCTCTAGAGACCTATCCTGTGGACAACACCTTCTGGGAACTTCTTGCCTATTGTGCCGGTACCGGTGGCAGTATTTTGATCATAGGGTCTGCGGCTGGCGTGGCGATTATGGGAATTCTCAAGATCGATTTTATGTGGTATCTCAAGAATATCAGCTTATTGGCTTTGGTTGGTTATATTGCTGGTATCCTTGCTTTTATGCTTTTGAATTAG
- a CDS encoding glutamate synthase subunit beta, whose amino-acid sequence MGKITGFLEYERIDEPAVQPDERVKNYKEFKIPLEEEKLKSQGARCMDCGIPFCHSGCPLGNLIPDFNDAVYKGKWKEASRILHSTNNFPEFTGRLCPAPCEEACVLGINEDPVSIENIEKNIVETAFKEGWIEAHPPKNRTDKKVAVIGSGPAGLAAAQQLNRAGHDVTVYERDAKVGGLLRYGIPDFKMEKHVIDRRIAVMKDEGIKFKVNAHVGDNVSVETLKADYDSIVLCGGATVRRNIPIPGSHLKGVVQAMDFLKANNQYVDNLCDFEGIIQATGKNVIVIGGGDTGSDCIGTSNRHGAKSVTNFEILDKPTEGRPANQPWPYWPMRLRTSSSHKEGVERVFSVSTKEFIGNKDGELTGLKTVEVEWIFKDGERPELKELPGTEKLWDCDLALLALGFTGSEKTLADQFGLEMDFRTNIKATVKDYATNVPGIFTAGDMRRGQSLIVWAISEGRQAAHHVDKYLMGSSSLPLKDDNDLPRV is encoded by the coding sequence ATGGGAAAGATCACAGGATTTTTAGAGTACGAACGTATTGATGAGCCAGCGGTGCAACCGGATGAGCGTGTCAAAAATTATAAGGAATTTAAAATACCACTTGAAGAAGAAAAATTAAAGAGCCAAGGAGCTCGCTGTATGGATTGTGGGATACCATTTTGCCATAGTGGTTGCCCCTTAGGAAACCTCATTCCAGATTTTAACGATGCCGTATATAAGGGTAAATGGAAAGAGGCATCGCGCATATTACATTCCACAAACAATTTTCCAGAATTTACGGGACGACTTTGCCCTGCACCTTGTGAGGAAGCTTGCGTATTAGGTATCAATGAAGACCCTGTAAGTATTGAAAATATTGAGAAAAATATTGTTGAAACAGCCTTTAAGGAAGGTTGGATTGAAGCCCATCCACCAAAAAACAGAACCGACAAAAAAGTGGCTGTCATAGGTTCTGGTCCTGCAGGACTTGCTGCTGCACAGCAATTAAATCGTGCTGGTCATGATGTCACCGTTTATGAGCGTGATGCTAAAGTAGGTGGTCTATTGAGGTACGGTATTCCAGATTTTAAAATGGAAAAGCACGTGATCGACAGACGTATTGCGGTGATGAAGGATGAAGGCATCAAATTTAAAGTCAATGCGCATGTTGGTGACAACGTTAGTGTAGAAACTTTAAAAGCAGATTACGACTCCATCGTTCTTTGTGGTGGGGCCACAGTAAGAAGAAATATTCCCATTCCCGGTAGCCACCTTAAAGGTGTGGTACAGGCTATGGACTTCTTAAAAGCTAATAATCAATATGTGGACAACTTGTGCGACTTTGAAGGCATCATTCAAGCGACAGGTAAAAATGTCATCGTTATAGGTGGTGGTGATACAGGATCTGATTGTATAGGTACCAGTAACCGCCATGGTGCTAAAAGCGTGACCAACTTTGAAATTCTAGACAAGCCTACTGAAGGTCGTCCTGCAAACCAACCGTGGCCCTATTGGCCCATGCGCCTGCGCACTTCATCTTCTCATAAAGAAGGTGTAGAACGTGTTTTTAGTGTTTCTACAAAAGAATTTATAGGTAACAAGGATGGAGAGCTTACGGGATTAAAAACGGTTGAGGTCGAATGGATTTTCAAAGATGGTGAACGACCTGAATTGAAAGAATTGCCAGGAACCGAAAAACTATGGGATTGTGATCTTGCTTTATTGGCTTTAGGTTTCACAGGCTCAGAAAAAACACTGGCAGATCAATTTGGTCTAGAGATGGATTTTAGAACCAACATCAAGGCTACCGTCAAAGATTATGCGACTAATGTTCCTGGGATATTTACCGCTGGAGATATGCGTAGAGGTCAATCATTGATTGTATGGGCCATCTCTGAAGGCCGTCAGGCGGCACATCACGTAGATAAGTATTTGATGGGAAGTTCTAGCTTACCGCTTAAAGATGACAACGACTTACCACGGGTTTAG